In one window of Oligoflexia bacterium DNA:
- a CDS encoding aminotransferase class V-fold PLP-dependent enzyme, with the protein MLKTNRKTFIQSLLALFGLSILDIKKLLPSVYAQTADDLENFVGSDSVLENIKHLFPHTSNQRIRYFNTGTLGPSSNAVIEHLCKEIHLTNGAVVDNKQYLPNDGSQQWNKHIETLAQFIHCSADELVLTRNTTEGVNIICHGLPKRHDPYVLITSTKEHIGNIAAWVNRSQNQKDIDIVTFSCNKLSQDECYTLILERISSFPDKAIILSIPHIASDGYLFPVERIGAKIAELNAQRENKIFYFVDGAQSLGMLDVNVKQYQCHAYAASGHKWLCGPKGTGLLYIHSSAQKFIQPEFVGAYACDASFEPLRIDFANNAYRYTYGTQSMQLFSGLAKSADLFQSLGKKTIQDKVFSLAQYFRRGLQHYNQSQSRFYIHDVVNADSTSYSGMVSFAIEDKLNRTYLDSKDLAYERISKLKLNDQRIYLRLRHIYEDNLDAIRASFHIFHDTDDVDLLLLSIQKYLASL; encoded by the coding sequence ATGTTAAAAACCAATCGAAAAACATTTATACAGTCTTTGTTGGCTCTGTTTGGCTTATCCATCCTAGACATTAAAAAGCTCTTGCCTTCAGTTTATGCGCAAACAGCGGACGATTTGGAAAATTTTGTTGGCTCAGACAGTGTTTTAGAAAATATCAAACATCTTTTTCCTCATACCAGCAATCAGAGAATTCGTTACTTTAATACAGGTACTTTAGGTCCATCTTCAAATGCTGTCATTGAACATTTGTGCAAAGAAATACACCTTACAAACGGCGCTGTTGTTGATAACAAACAATACCTTCCCAATGATGGTAGTCAGCAGTGGAACAAACACATAGAAACTTTAGCTCAATTTATCCATTGCAGCGCAGATGAATTGGTTTTAACCAGAAACACCACTGAAGGGGTTAATATTATTTGCCATGGTCTGCCTAAAAGACATGATCCTTATGTCTTAATCACCAGTACAAAAGAGCACATTGGCAATATTGCAGCTTGGGTCAACCGTTCACAAAACCAGAAAGATATAGATATTGTTACTTTTTCTTGTAATAAACTAAGCCAAGATGAATGTTATACCCTGATCCTTGAAAGAATAAGCTCTTTTCCTGATAAGGCTATTATTCTTAGTATTCCTCACATTGCATCGGATGGTTATCTTTTTCCAGTAGAGCGTATTGGTGCTAAAATAGCTGAGCTTAATGCCCAACGAGAAAATAAAATCTTTTATTTTGTTGATGGTGCTCAATCTTTAGGGATGCTTGATGTCAATGTCAAACAATACCAATGCCACGCTTACGCTGCCAGCGGCCATAAGTGGCTTTGTGGCCCCAAAGGAACCGGTCTTCTTTACATCCATTCATCCGCACAAAAATTTATACAACCAGAGTTTGTAGGTGCCTATGCCTGTGATGCCAGCTTTGAGCCTTTAAGGATAGACTTTGCCAACAATGCCTACCGTTATACTTATGGCACACAAAGCATGCAATTGTTCTCCGGATTGGCCAAGTCTGCTGATCTTTTTCAGAGTTTAGGTAAAAAAACCATTCAAGATAAAGTCTTTTCTTTGGCTCAATATTTTCGCCGGGGTTTACAACACTACAATCAATCTCAATCGCGTTTTTACATTCATGATGTGGTTAATGCCGATTCAACAAGCTACAGTGGCATGGTTAGTTTTGCCATTGAAGACAAATTAAACCGTACTTACTTAGACAGCAAAGATCTGGCCTATGAAAGAATAAGCAAGCTCAAACTTAATGATCAACGGATTTATTTGCGTTTACGACATATCTATGAAGACAACTTGGATGCTATCCGGGCTTCATTTCATATTTTTCATGATACGGATGATGTTGATTTATTGCTTTTATCCATACAAAAATATTTAGCATCACTTTAA
- a CDS encoding DUF547 domain-containing protein: MKLQLIYSILLCCSLSWANGKAKHEQWTNVLKKYTQEKNQQVLVNYQAIKKNINDLNLYLKQLEQINTKDFNKLNKKEKLAFWINAYNAYTVQLIVDHYPVQSIKDINAGWFKGGPWKKKFIKLLGNSYSLDNIEHDIIRKDFAEPRIHFAVNCASIGCPSLFQEAFIAEKLDEQLNQAAKHFLSNQNKNQIKDNTMQLSKIFKWYGGDFEKQYGNYQQFIIQTLGLEKKNYSVDFLDYDWSLNETK, from the coding sequence ATGAAACTTCAATTAATATACTCCATATTGCTTTGTTGCAGTTTGAGTTGGGCCAATGGCAAAGCAAAGCATGAGCAATGGACCAATGTTCTAAAAAAATACACCCAAGAAAAAAACCAACAAGTCTTGGTCAATTATCAAGCCATCAAAAAAAACATCAATGATTTAAACTTATATTTAAAACAACTTGAGCAAATCAACACCAAAGATTTTAATAAACTTAACAAAAAAGAAAAACTCGCCTTTTGGATCAATGCTTACAATGCCTATACTGTACAACTCATCGTGGATCATTATCCAGTACAATCAATCAAAGATATCAATGCCGGCTGGTTCAAAGGGGGGCCGTGGAAGAAAAAATTTATTAAACTTTTAGGTAACAGTTATAGTTTAGACAATATTGAACATGATATTATCCGTAAAGACTTTGCTGAACCTAGAATTCATTTTGCAGTCAACTGTGCGTCTATAGGTTGTCCATCTTTGTTTCAAGAAGCTTTTATTGCAGAAAAACTTGATGAGCAACTCAATCAGGCAGCCAAACATTTTTTAAGCAATCAAAATAAAAATCAGATTAAAGACAACACAATGCAGCTGTCAAAAATTTTTAAATGGTACGGCGGTGATTTTGAAAAGCAGTATGGCAATTATCAGCAGTTTATTATTCAAACACTAGGGCTTGAAAAGAAAAATTATTCAGTGGATTTTTTAGACTATGACTGGTCACTCAATGAAACAAAGTAA
- the lpdA gene encoding dihydrolipoyl dehydrogenase codes for MKKKISLRVALILGLLAVVLLAKYFGLTEYLKLNYIKENLDAFASYYENHQVLSLALFFIVYVVVTALSLPGAAVLTLVAGALFGFVTGTVLVSFASTIGASLAFVGARFLLRDSIEHKFSKQFQKINEGVKKQGAFYLFSLRLVPIIPFFVINAVMGLTQMRLWTFYWVSQVGMLAGTMVYVNAGKQLASIDALSEVMSLNVLLSCAALALLPWLTKAILKTIKTKKIYKNYSKPKHFDYNMVVIGAGSAGLVTAYISAAVKAKVALIEKNKMGGDCLNTGCVPSKAIIKSAKLAYQMQHASEYGLEDINPSIDFKKIMQRVQQVIKDIEPHDSVERYTKLGVECIKGAAKIISPWEVEVNGKILSTRNITIATGASPFVPALEGIDQITALTSENLWQLPALPKKLIVLGGGPIGCEMAQSFARLGSQVTQVEMMDRLMGIEDEAVSKILQEQFEKEGIEVLTQHQAQAVVIKDGKKYLQLKCQNQTIEKEFDELLVAVGRRANIKGFGLEEMGIQLRENKTIEANAYLQTNFPNIYVCGDVTGPYQLTHTASHQAWYCAVNALFGKFKKYKVDYSVIPWATYTDPEIATVGLNEQQAKKQGISYTLTTYAIDDLDRAIADSENRGMVRVLTKPGTDKIIGASIVGQHAADLIIEFIAAMKHGFGLNKILSTIHIYPTMAEANKFVAGNWKKQQTQAYVFKWLKKFHAWQR; via the coding sequence ATGAAAAAAAAAATTAGTTTAAGAGTAGCCCTTATCCTTGGCTTGCTTGCAGTTGTTTTATTGGCCAAGTATTTTGGGCTTACGGAGTATTTAAAACTTAACTACATTAAAGAAAACTTAGATGCCTTTGCCAGCTACTATGAGAACCATCAAGTGCTAAGTTTAGCTTTGTTTTTTATTGTATATGTTGTGGTTACTGCTTTGTCGCTACCGGGTGCAGCAGTCTTAACCTTGGTAGCAGGAGCATTGTTTGGTTTTGTTACAGGCACTGTGTTGGTAAGTTTTGCAAGTACGATAGGTGCAAGCTTGGCCTTTGTTGGTGCGCGTTTTTTATTAAGAGATAGCATAGAGCATAAGTTTTCTAAGCAGTTTCAAAAAATCAATGAGGGGGTTAAAAAACAAGGCGCCTTTTATTTGTTCAGCTTACGTTTGGTTCCCATCATTCCTTTTTTTGTCATCAATGCCGTGATGGGTTTGACCCAAATGCGCTTATGGACTTTTTATTGGGTGAGTCAAGTGGGGATGTTGGCTGGAACCATGGTCTATGTGAATGCCGGAAAGCAACTGGCCAGTATTGATGCTTTATCAGAGGTGATGTCCTTAAACGTGTTATTATCTTGTGCTGCATTAGCCTTATTGCCGTGGTTGACCAAAGCCATACTTAAAACAATCAAAACAAAAAAAATCTATAAAAACTACAGCAAACCCAAACACTTTGATTACAACATGGTGGTCATTGGTGCGGGCTCTGCCGGTTTAGTGACCGCCTATATCAGTGCAGCAGTTAAAGCCAAAGTGGCGTTGATTGAAAAAAATAAGATGGGAGGAGATTGTTTGAATACGGGTTGTGTTCCTTCTAAAGCCATCATAAAAAGCGCAAAATTAGCGTATCAAATGCAACATGCCAGTGAATATGGTCTTGAAGATATAAATCCTAGTATTGATTTTAAAAAAATCATGCAGCGTGTGCAGCAGGTGATTAAAGATATAGAGCCACATGATTCGGTGGAACGCTACACAAAACTAGGTGTAGAATGCATAAAGGGTGCAGCTAAAATAATTTCACCGTGGGAAGTTGAAGTCAATGGTAAGATTCTTAGTACTCGCAACATTACAATTGCCACAGGGGCCAGCCCTTTTGTGCCAGCACTTGAAGGCATAGATCAAATCACAGCGCTGACGTCTGAAAATTTATGGCAACTGCCAGCGCTGCCTAAAAAATTGATTGTCTTGGGCGGCGGACCTATTGGCTGTGAAATGGCGCAAAGTTTTGCACGCTTGGGCAGTCAAGTCACGCAAGTAGAAATGATGGATCGACTTATGGGAATTGAAGACGAGGCAGTGAGTAAAATTTTACAAGAGCAATTTGAAAAAGAAGGAATAGAAGTTTTAACGCAGCATCAAGCGCAAGCAGTTGTAATTAAGGATGGTAAAAAATACCTACAACTTAAATGCCAAAATCAAACAATAGAAAAAGAGTTTGATGAATTGTTGGTGGCTGTGGGCCGTAGAGCGAATATCAAAGGTTTTGGTTTAGAAGAAATGGGCATACAGTTAAGAGAAAACAAAACCATTGAGGCCAATGCGTACTTGCAAACCAACTTTCCCAACATTTATGTCTGTGGTGACGTCACTGGACCGTATCAATTAACGCATACAGCTTCGCATCAAGCCTGGTACTGCGCCGTCAATGCACTGTTTGGCAAGTTTAAAAAATATAAAGTAGACTACTCAGTGATTCCTTGGGCAACATACACAGATCCAGAAATAGCAACAGTAGGCTTAAATGAACAACAAGCTAAAAAACAAGGTATAAGCTATACCCTAACCACCTATGCTATAGATGATTTAGACCGAGCCATAGCAGACAGTGAAAATCGTGGAATGGTCAGGGTTTTAACCAAACCGGGTACAGATAAAATCATTGGTGCAAGCATTGTGGGTCAACATGCAGCAGATTTAATCATAGAGTTTATAGCGGCCATGAAACATGGTTTTGGTTTGAACAAAATTTTATCCACCATTCACATTTATCCCACCATGGCAGAAGCCAATAAGTTTGTTGCCGGCAATTGGAAAAAACAGCAGACCCAAGCGTATGTTTTTAAATGGCTTAAAAAGTTTCATGCTTGGCAACGCTAA
- a CDS encoding DUF2892 domain-containing protein: MTKNVGSIDKILRIVTGLTLLGLFFVLDSPYKYLGLVGIVPLATALLNFCPLYTVFGINTCSKNA, translated from the coding sequence ATGACAAAAAACGTTGGATCAATTGATAAAATTTTACGGATTGTTACCGGCTTAACCTTGCTTGGTCTATTTTTTGTTTTGGATAGTCCCTATAAATATTTAGGGCTTGTAGGTATTGTTCCATTGGCAACTGCACTCTTGAATTTTTGCCCTTTGTACACCGTTTTTGGTATCAATACCTGTTCAAAAAATGCATAA
- a CDS encoding metalloregulator ArsR/SmtB family transcription factor translates to MKKTNLRNKKIKFSQHELNNIAEKFKVLSEPLRLAIIQFLMDGEKNVTDIHMALNSSQPNISKHLKVLEQAGFLNKEKHAVSVYYTIADPMVFKLCQLVCKNL, encoded by the coding sequence ATGAAAAAGACCAACTTACGCAACAAAAAAATAAAATTTTCTCAACATGAACTCAATAATATTGCCGAAAAATTTAAAGTTCTTTCTGAACCTTTGCGTTTAGCCATTATTCAATTCTTAATGGATGGAGAAAAAAATGTAACTGATATTCATATGGCTTTAAACAGCAGCCAACCCAACATTAGCAAGCATTTAAAAGTTTTGGAACAGGCTGGCTTTCTTAATAAAGAAAAACATGCGGTATCTGTTTATTATACCATTGCGGATCCCATGGTATTTAAGTTATGCCAACTTGTTTGCAAAAATCTTTAA
- a CDS encoding rhodanese-like domain-containing protein, which yields MAIKTISIEQLNSIVKDKGCNCIIDVREASEYKSEHVEGSQHIPLSTIHETSHTKDLDTEQAVYIMCRTGMRAKKAADQMQSKGFNNIHIVEGGIEAWKSLGLTTLKNKTNIWSLERQVRFTAGLLVMLGFVASSMIHSNFIYLSAGVAFGLMFSALTNTCGMGMLLMKMPWNR from the coding sequence ATGGCCATTAAAACCATAAGTATTGAACAGCTTAATAGTATTGTAAAAGATAAAGGGTGCAACTGCATTATTGATGTACGAGAAGCATCAGAATACAAAAGTGAACATGTTGAGGGATCTCAGCATATACCTCTTTCAACCATTCATGAAACCAGCCATACAAAAGATCTTGATACAGAACAAGCAGTCTACATCATGTGTCGTACTGGAATGCGTGCAAAAAAGGCTGCTGACCAAATGCAGAGCAAAGGCTTTAACAATATTCATATTGTTGAAGGTGGCATTGAAGCTTGGAAAAGTTTAGGTCTAACAACATTAAAAAACAAAACCAATATCTGGTCACTTGAAAGACAGGTCCGATTTACAGCTGGTTTATTGGTGATGTTGGGTTTTGTAGCCAGCAGCATGATACATTCAAATTTTATTTATTTGAGTGCCGGAGTGGCTTTTGGATTGATGTTTTCTGCCCTGACTAATACTTGTGGCATGGGTATGCTTTTAATGAAAATGCCATGGAATAGATGA
- a CDS encoding MBL fold metallo-hydrolase translates to MTHNKHYQVQHFFDQETWTLSYVVYDQSSKDAVLIDPVLNYDPASSKYSYESVNEVLDFIKNHDLKIHYIMDTHAHADHVTGMKEIKKHLPEAKTVIGKHIDLVQAVFKDIFNLKDLSPVEQVFDILADEEKDLQAGTLNIKTIFTPGHTPACASYLIGDAVFTGDALFMPDFGTGRCDFPKGSAEDLYHSVHDKLYALPDETRVFTGHDYMPGGRELKFESSIKEQKENNIQLKENTSKEEFIAFRTERDRQLKAPRLLLPSIQLNIRAGNFPQAEDNGTSYIKMPLFKK, encoded by the coding sequence ATGACTCATAATAAACATTATCAAGTACAACATTTTTTTGACCAAGAAACATGGACCTTAAGTTATGTTGTCTATGATCAAAGCAGTAAAGATGCAGTCTTGATTGATCCAGTTCTAAACTATGACCCTGCTTCATCTAAATACAGTTATGAATCAGTGAATGAAGTCTTGGATTTTATTAAAAACCATGATCTTAAAATCCATTATATTATGGACACTCATGCACATGCTGACCATGTAACGGGCATGAAAGAAATAAAAAAACATTTACCAGAAGCTAAAACGGTTATTGGTAAACATATTGACTTGGTACAAGCAGTATTTAAAGATATTTTTAATCTCAAAGATTTGAGTCCAGTAGAGCAAGTGTTTGATATTCTTGCTGATGAAGAAAAAGATCTACAAGCAGGGACATTGAATATTAAAACAATCTTTACTCCCGGTCATACACCCGCTTGTGCATCTTATTTGATTGGAGATGCTGTATTTACTGGAGATGCATTGTTTATGCCGGACTTTGGAACAGGACGTTGTGATTTTCCCAAAGGTAGTGCAGAAGACTTATATCATTCAGTGCATGACAAGCTTTACGCTTTGCCTGATGAAACAAGAGTGTTTACTGGGCATGACTATATGCCAGGTGGCAGAGAGTTGAAGTTTGAATCAAGTATTAAAGAACAAAAAGAGAATAATATTCAACTTAAAGAAAATACAAGCAAAGAAGAGTTTATTGCTTTTAGAACTGAACGTGACCGGCAGTTAAAAGCACCTCGTTTATTATTGCCCAGTATTCAATTAAATATACGAGCAGGAAACTTTCCTCAAGCAGAAGATAATGGAACAAGTTATATAAAAATGCCATTGTTTAAAAAGTAA
- the cls gene encoding cardiolipin synthase encodes MYLTQNNAYDSKDMLADFYIFIINNTKVAWPYISFVFYLTLSIMVSLHIIMRRQESRTALAWLALVWFSPFFGSVIYMAFGVNRVWRKTKLLKSPAIKKMIEQLYQTDIFQELNIPLSLQKIANTHSRISYFSLCGGNQIKILINGEQAYQPMLEAIASAKQSISMCSYIFDDDKLGKKFARALIDASERGVEVRLLVDAVGLRYSFPSIFKQFKGTQVKARRFLPTFVPWKMSYINLRNHRKILIIDGKQGFTGGMNIREGHCLESNSKHKIQDVHFCIEGPIIRQMQIVFAMDWLYSSGETLSGKLWFPKLKEVGTSSMRSILDGPDEDIDTLKMILISAITQAQKSITIVNPYFLPNITLINMLKIAQQRGLEITIIVPQENNLKLVQWASQKTLEEMVNAGCHVYLSRPPFDHSKIMLIDDAWSFIGSANWDSRSLRLNFEYNIEVYDENFAQALKKIVDEKIEQGKKLSLQDFKNSSTINQFKRGLARLFMPYL; translated from the coding sequence TTGTATCTTACTCAAAACAATGCTTATGATAGCAAAGATATGTTGGCTGATTTTTATATATTTATCATCAACAATACAAAAGTGGCGTGGCCATATATCAGTTTTGTATTTTATCTGACCTTATCCATTATGGTCAGTTTGCATATTATCATGCGTAGACAAGAAAGTAGAACAGCCTTGGCCTGGTTGGCCCTGGTTTGGTTTTCTCCTTTTTTTGGATCAGTGATTTATATGGCTTTTGGCGTTAATCGCGTTTGGCGTAAAACTAAACTTTTAAAATCACCTGCCATAAAAAAAATGATTGAGCAACTGTACCAAACAGATATTTTTCAAGAACTAAATATTCCATTAAGCTTACAAAAAATTGCAAACACACATTCAAGAATTAGCTATTTTTCTTTGTGTGGGGGCAATCAAATAAAAATTTTAATCAATGGTGAACAGGCTTATCAACCTATGCTGGAGGCAATTGCAAGTGCTAAGCAGAGCATTAGCATGTGCAGTTATATTTTTGATGATGACAAGCTAGGAAAAAAATTTGCAAGAGCCTTGATTGATGCCAGTGAGAGGGGTGTAGAAGTACGCTTGCTCGTGGATGCTGTAGGTTTAAGATACTCTTTTCCTTCTATTTTTAAACAATTTAAAGGGACACAGGTCAAAGCCAGACGTTTTTTACCAACCTTTGTTCCCTGGAAAATGTCTTATATCAACTTACGCAATCACCGTAAAATTTTGATTATTGATGGTAAGCAGGGTTTCACCGGCGGAATGAATATAAGAGAAGGACATTGTTTAGAAAGTAACAGCAAACATAAAATTCAGGATGTGCACTTTTGCATTGAAGGCCCAATTATTAGACAAATGCAAATCGTTTTTGCCATGGATTGGTTGTACAGTTCTGGAGAAACATTAAGTGGAAAACTTTGGTTTCCAAAACTTAAAGAAGTAGGGACCAGTAGTATGCGGAGTATTTTGGATGGGCCAGATGAAGATATTGATACCTTAAAAATGATTTTGATCAGTGCCATTACCCAGGCACAAAAAAGTATAACCATTGTTAATCCATATTTTTTACCCAATATAACGTTGATTAATATGTTAAAAATTGCCCAACAAAGGGGACTGGAAATAACAATTATTGTACCACAAGAAAATAATTTAAAATTGGTTCAGTGGGCCAGTCAAAAAACATTAGAAGAAATGGTCAATGCTGGCTGTCATGTTTATTTAAGTAGACCGCCATTTGATCATAGCAAAATTATGCTAATAGACGATGCTTGGTCCTTTATTGGTTCTGCCAATTGGGATTCACGCAGTTTAAGATTAAACTTTGAATACAATATAGAAGTGTATGATGAAAATTTTGCTCAAGCCCTAAAAAAAATAGTTGATGAAAAAATAGAACAAGGAAAAAAATTAAGCCTACAAGATTTTAAAAATTCTAGTACTATCAATCAGTTTAAAAGAGGTCTTGCTAGATTATTTATGCCATATCTTTAA
- a CDS encoding ankyrin repeat domain-containing protein — translation METSSSLSIATLIKASIGIIILGVWVYKKFFSPLAWVKNDNVKKLSHFLKKHPEYITSPYKNKEPFIHYAAARGSTEVIKYLLEQGCPVDLKHDYEEEEGDATPLHAAVLNQEIEAVKLLIKKKANVNALTRSDLSPLNWAQAVEDEAIYDLLLKAGADKSHVPSSYEQDDDQFVSYRQEDDALMAKTVEQAQANIDELKKLFINHKQDTSIKFKFLTNENVIEHIWANVTKIEGDQFYGTIVTPPVNHKGRLEKKQVIAQKDIEDWVVEVDEKTVRGGYSIQVAMINDKGKTTKRAQMLEEQAHRYVDHDIPALIKNEQ, via the coding sequence ATGGAAACATCAAGTTCACTGTCGATAGCAACACTCATTAAAGCCAGTATCGGTATTATTATTTTAGGTGTGTGGGTCTATAAAAAATTTTTTTCACCTTTGGCCTGGGTTAAAAATGATAATGTTAAAAAACTAAGTCATTTTTTAAAAAAACATCCTGAGTATATCACCAGTCCTTATAAGAACAAAGAACCTTTCATTCATTATGCAGCTGCACGAGGGTCAACAGAGGTAATTAAGTATTTGTTGGAGCAAGGTTGTCCGGTTGATTTAAAGCATGATTACGAAGAGGAAGAAGGTGATGCTACCCCATTGCATGCAGCGGTGCTCAATCAGGAAATAGAGGCGGTCAAACTTTTAATCAAAAAGAAAGCCAATGTCAATGCTCTAACACGTTCAGACCTATCGCCATTGAATTGGGCGCAAGCTGTAGAGGATGAAGCAATTTATGACTTACTATTAAAAGCAGGTGCAGATAAAAGTCATGTGCCCAGCAGTTATGAACAAGATGATGATCAATTTGTATCGTACAGGCAAGAAGATGATGCTTTAATGGCTAAAACTGTAGAACAAGCACAAGCAAATATCGATGAACTTAAAAAATTATTTATCAATCACAAGCAAGATACCAGCATTAAGTTTAAATTTTTAACCAATGAAAATGTCATTGAGCATATATGGGCCAATGTGACTAAAATTGAAGGGGATCAATTTTATGGGACCATTGTTACCCCACCAGTCAATCACAAAGGCCGTTTAGAAAAAAAGCAAGTGATTGCGCAAAAAGACATTGAAGATTGGGTGGTTGAAGTGGATGAAAAAACGGTTCGTGGCGGCTATAGTATTCAAGTGGCCATGATCAATGACAAAGGTAAAACAACCAAACGCGCACAAATGCTTGAAGAACAAGCGCATCGTTATGTTGATCATGATATACCAGCACTGATAAAAAATGAGCAGTAA